A single region of the Polyodon spathula isolate WHYD16114869_AA chromosome 5, ASM1765450v1, whole genome shotgun sequence genome encodes:
- the LOC121316407 gene encoding kelch repeat and BTB domain-containing protein 11-like: MTEGAQCMTTNHPGAEVIVEKELGFNADTPLVPQGVGQFRKSAVLKQESIENVPERKTQETQASCRQRSRVASKGFGNAMDSAVKRQQDLDAVKYHRRNTDGEQNNNEKAWAFFQENPDFQTLQISSPDSPRGVDEHSEPLFFFSAVNKGETEMSSSLSKETRIVKSQCKINNANATLEEEGTSAPVTYCIQMETEPRNELGHLVSPGYTSDKSEFETIRGNTNLETTQGRWESGNGVRNLYSFKEPDLVIEVAGKKIRAHKSILAEKSDYFKARLSRDILKVKGVSYKTLTVLIDYIYSSRMEVNKENVVDVITGAKILQIPCAVESAMDTMTSQITMENCYEILTIAKKQRLNELKDTAYRFMSDNFLQILRHSAVYGRLTGSERDFILKARMQGKQCLMVAEINDVYDRVGSRPQSRDNSRPQSPLSIVSFEENHLIYYYNKALKDWRQLTQMPEEVNTKGCGICTMYNYLFIAGGIKRYGDKGKLSDKVFCYNPITDNWSEIRPLNQPRSQLKLVSADGYLYAIGGECLFSVEKYDPRIDRWSPVAPLPKGAFAVAHEATTCNGDIYVSGGSLFYRLLKYEPKRDEWQECPYNNSRKKSTDMVAFKNFIYRFDVNRDKGVSVFKYNTIVKLWNDSVSLRQSNPLPFRCAVIGNCIYCVNKSHTLQFIVEEDTTHFGPEELKAPFEAKGVLIPFILSLPEKTDKGT, from the exons ATGACCGAAGGAGCTCAGTGTATGACTACAAATCACCCTGGCGCCGAGGTTATAGTAGAGAAAGAGTTAGGTTTTAATGCTGACACACCCCTTGTTCCTCAAGGAGTGGGCCAGTTTAGAAAGAGTGCTGTGTTGAAACAGGAGTCTATTGAAAATGTGCCAGAAAGGAAAACGCAAGAAACCCAGGCAAGCTGTAGACAGAGATCCAGAGTGGCCAGCAAAGGGTTTGGTAATGCAATGGATTCGGCAGTGAAGAGACAACAGGACTTAGACGCCGTGAAATATCACAGGCGAAACACTGACGGAGAACAAAATAACAACGAAAAGGCATGGGCGTTCTTTCAGGAGAATCCTGATTTTCAGACTTTGCAAATTTCGTCACCTGATAGCCCGAGAGGTGTGGATGAACAT TCTGagcccttattttttttttccgccGTAAACAAAGGCGAAACGGAAATGAGCTCTTCATTAAGTAAAGAAACCCGAATTGTTAAAAGTCAGTGTAAAATTAATAATGCCAACGCTACATTGGAAGAGGAGGGGACCTCGGCGCCTGTTACTTATTGTATCCAAATGGAAACAGAGCCAAGAAACGAGTTGGGTCATTTGGTCAGTCCTGGCTACACAAGTGATAAGAGCGAATTTGAAACAATACGAGGAAATACAAACCTGGAAACAACTCAGGGACGTTGGGAAAGTGGAAATGGCGTCCGAAATCTCTATAGTTTCAAAGAACCGGATTTAGTGATTGAAGTGGCTGGAAAGAAAATCCGGGCGCACAAATCCATTCTGGCAGAGAAAAGTGACTATTTCAAAGCACGTCTGTCGAGAGACATTCTGAAAGTGAAAGGGGTAAGTTATAAAACTTTAACGGTTctgatagattatatatattctTCCAGAATGGAGGTTAACAAAGAGAATGTGGTAGATGTCATTACCGGGGCTAAGATTCTGCAAATCCCTTGCGCAGTAGAGTCTGCAATGGACACGATGACGAGCCAGATAACGATGGAGAACTGCTATGAAATTTTAACCATAGCCAAAAAGCAAAGGTTAAATGAATTAAAGGACACAGCGTACAGATTTATGAGTGATAACTTTTTGCAGATTTTAAGGCATTCTGCTGTATATGGGCGTTTAACAGGATCTGAGAGGGATTTCATTCTGAAAGCAAGAATGCAAGGGAAACAATGCCTAATGGTTGCTGAAATAAACGATGTTTACGACCGCGTCGGCAGCAGACCTCAAAGCAGAGATAACAGCCGTCCCCAGAGTCCATTGTCTATAGTTTCTTTTGAGGAAAATCATTTGATTTATTACTATAATAAGGCACTAAAAGACTGGAGACAGTTGACTCAGATGCCAGAGGAGGTAAACACAAAAGGGTGTGGGATTTGCACCATGTACAACTACCTTTTTATAGCAGGTGGAATAAAGAGATACGGCGACAAAGGGAAGCTTTCGGATAAAGTGTTTTGCTACAACCCTATTACTGATAACTGGAGCGAAATTAGACCACTAAATCAACCTAGATCTCAGCTGAAACTGGTCTCGGCGGATGGCTATCTGTATGCAATAGGGGGTGAATGTCTGTTCAGTGTGGAGAAGTACGATCCTAGGATCGACAGGTGGAGCCCTGTCGCTCCCCTGCCCAAAGGAGCATTTGCAGTGGCGCATGAAGCAACTACCTGTAACGGAGACATCTACGTCTCGGGAGGTTCCCTCTTTTATCGCCTTCTTAAATACGAACCGAAAAGGGACGAGTGGCAGGAATGCCCGTACAACAACAGCAGAAAAAAATCAACAGACatggttgcttttaaaaatttcATCTATAGGTTTGACGTTAACCGTGACAAGGGTGTCAgtgttttcaaatacaacaccATTGTGAAATTGTGGAACGACAGCGTCTCTTTGCGACAGAGCAACCCATTGCCTTTCAGATGCGCAGTCATAGGCAACTGCATTTACTGTGTAAACAAATCCCACACGCTGCAGTTTATTGTGGAGGAGGACACTACACACTTTGGACCAGAGGAGCTTAAAGCTCCCTTTGAGGCTAAGGGAGTTCTCATTCCCTTTATACTCAGCCTTCCTGAGAAGACTGATAAAGGCACATAG